The nucleotide window TTCTACGGTGTGTAGAAATGTGGATTTAAACCAGTATATCGAATGCTACTTTTGAGGCATCAGCCACCTTCTGACCCAAGGAGTAACGATGCTCTCGGAGAAATCACGCCCCATCATTGAAGCCACCCTCCCCCTGGTGGGCGAGCGGTTGGGGAGCATTACGCCGAACTTTTACAGCCGCCTGTTCGCGGCGCATCCGGAACTCCTGGACGGCCTTTTCAGCCGCGCCAACCAGCGCAACGGGGAGCAGCAGAAGGCCCTGGCCGGCTCCATCGCGGCCTTCGCCTCCGCCCTGGTCGCCAACCCGGATCTGATCCCCGAAACCATGCTCAGCCGCATCGCCAACAAGCACACCTCGCTGGGCATCACCGAAGACCAGTACGACATCGTCTACAAGTACCTCTTCGAAGCCATCGCCGAAGAACTGGCCGATGTGATCACCGCCGAGATCGCCGAAGCCTGGACCGAGGTCTACTGGCTGATGGCCAACGCCCTGATCAAGATCGAAAAGGGCCTCTACGCCCGGCAGGCCAATGACAAGATGTGGATGCCGTGGAAGGTCGTGGAGAAGAACCCGGCCGGCACCGGCGCCATGACATTCGTCCTCGAGCCGGCGGACGACACCCCGGTCACCGTCGCCCGCCCCGGCCAGTTCATCAGCGTCAAGGTCCAACTGCCCGACGGCCTGCACCAGGTCCGCCAGTACTCGCTCTCCGCCGACGTCGACTCCACCGACCGCCGCGTCTTCACCACCAAGCTCGACGACGGCGGCGAAGTCTCCCCCGTACTCCACCGCAACGTCCAGATCGGCGATGTCCTCGAGCTGTCCAATCCCTACGGCGACGTCACCCTGGACGAGGGCGACACTCCGGTGGTCTTCGCAACGGCAGGCATCGGCTGCACCCCCTCCGCATCCGCGCTGCGCTCCCTGGCCCGGCAGGGTTCCAGCCGCGAAGTCATGGTGCTGCACGCGGAAAAGAACCTGGAAGCCTGGGCCCTCCGCGACCAGATGGTCAACGACATCGAAAAGCTCGACGGCGCCAACCTCAAGCTGTGGCTCGAAGAACCGGCCGAAGGCGCCAGCACGGGCTTCATGTCCCTGCAGGACGTCGAGCTTCCGGCCGATGCCTCCGTCTACGTCTGCGGCCCGCTGCCGTTCATGAAGTCCATCCGCAGCCAGGCGATCGACGCAGGCATCCCCGCCACCAAAATCCATTATGAGGTCTTCGGCCCGGACCTCTGGCTCGCCTCCGCCAGCTAGGGCCGGGCGGTTTTATTCTGCCGATACCGGACAGTCGCCAACCCTTCCAGCTGGTGGCCGGGCGGCCAGACCCTCCGTGACGGCCCGGCCCTTCGAAGGGGCCGATCCGCGCAGGTGCGCGGTCAACAACATCAGCCTTTGGGGACGCCCGTTAGATTGCCTCGGTCTCCGCGGCTCGCCGGGATGGCTGCCGTTTGAGGTAGAGCCAGGTGTAGATCAGCGCTATCAGGGCCGTGGCCGCGAGCAGGAGCAGTCCGATGGCGTAGCTGTTGTCCTCGGCGTTGTAGGTGGCGCCCATGACCAGCGGCGGGAAGTAGCCGCCCAGTCCGCCGGCCGCGCTCACGATACCGGTCACGGAGCCTACCCGTTCGGGAGGGGAACTGGTTCCGACCCAGGCAAAGACACCGCCGGTGCCCAGCCCGAGGGCAGAGGCCATGCCCAGGAACGTCAGGCCGGCGGGGATTTCGCCGTCGGGCCGCAGGTTGACGACGAAGGCCAGTACCGCCACCGCTGCCAGGGACACCAGCACGACGGGTTTGGAGCCGATCTTGTCGGCCAGGATGCCGCCGACCGGCCGTGCCAGCACGGCCGCCAGCGCGAACCCGGCCGTGCGCGTGCCGGCGCCCGTCGGGTCCATCTCGTAGATGTCCCGGAGGTAGGTCGGCAGGTAGTTGCTGAACGAGACAAAGCCGCCGAAGACCACGGCGTAAAGGAAGCACATCTGCCAGGTCACTTTGAGCTTGGCGGCTGCCAGCAGCTTGGGCACAACAGGATTAGTGTTCGGTGTCCAGCCGGGGGCTTCCCGCAGGAAGAACCATACGACGGCGGCCACCGCCACCAGCAGGACCGCGACCAGCAGGTGTGTGGGAAAGTAGCCGATCCAGCCCACCAGGCGCGGGGTCAGGAATGCGGCCAGCGCCGTGCCGCCCATGCCCGCACCGAATACACCCGTAGCGAAGCCGCGTCGTGATGCCTCGAACCACGGGCTGACAAAGGGAATTCCGACGGCGAAGATGGTGCCGGCCACGCCGAGCAGGAAGGCGAAAATGACCAGCAGCAGGTAGGACTGCAGGACACCGGCCAGCGAGACCAGCAGAACTGCCGGGGTCGTAGCGAGCAGGACCGCCGTGAACATCACCCGTCCGCCAAAGCGGTCCGTCAGCGCTCCCATGACGATCCGGCCGAGCGAGCCGACGAAGACGGGCATCGCGACGACGATGGACGTCTGGGTGGAGCTGAGGTCCATTTGCTGGGTGTAGCTCGCGCTGAGCGGGGCGATGATGGTCCAGGCCCAGAACGCCATGACCGAGGCGAGCGTGGCAAGGACAAGGTTTCGGGTCTGGCCCGGGGCGCCTTTTTCCACCGGAATTCCTTTCTACTTCCGCTCGCGGTCCCGGGTGCCTACCGGCTGCCAGCCCGGCTGCCGCGCCCGGCTCCCGGGGGCCGTGCCGACGTCGCGGCTGCGGTAGACGATGTAGGGCCGGAACAGGTAGTGCAGGGGCGCGGTGAACGCATGCACCAGCCGGGTGAACGGCCAGATGCAGAACAGCAGCATCCCCACCAGGGTGTGCAGGTGGAAGGAGAACGGAGCGGCTGCCATGGAGGCGATGTCCGGTTGGAAGATGAACAGGGACCGGAACCACGGCGAGACAGTTTCGCGGTAGTTGTGGCCGTGGCCGCCCAGGAAGACGCTGGCCAGCGTTGTCCAGAGTCCGAACACTATCGCCGCTACCAGCACCACATACATGAGCTTGTCGTTCTTGGTGGTGGCCATGAAGACCGGCCCCGTCGTGCGGCGGCGGATGATCAGAAGGATGATGCCGCCCAGGGTGCCAATCCCTGCGATGCCGCCGACAAAGAGTGCATTGAAGTGGTAGAAGTCCTGGCTCATGCCGACTGCTTCGGTCCAGGACTTCGGAATGACCAGGCCGAAGAAGTGCCCGGCGATGACCGCGAGGATACCGAAATGGAAGATCGGCGAGCCGATGCGCAGCAGCTTCGATTCGTAGAGCTGCGAGGAGCGTGTGGTCCAGCCGAACTGGTCATATTTGTACCGCCAGATACTGCCGCCGACGAGGATGGCGACCATGACGTAGGGCAGCACGCCCCAGAGCAGAATGTCCATCATTGTCCTCCCTGCATCGGCAGCAAACGCGGATCGTACGGTTCCAGGCCCACGCTTTCCGTGGGCGGGCCGTAACCGGCCATCTTCATCACTTGCTGCCGGTCGGTCGGCGAGGCTCCCGGCAGGGTGTCGCAGATAGCTTGCAGGACCTGTGCGTGCGGGAGGCTGTCGTCGACCAGCGCCAGGCGCAGCATCTCGAGACTGGGCCGGTACCTGGTCAGCAGTTCCCGCCCGGCTGCCAGGTCCACCATTGCCGCGAATTCCAGGACCATCGGCAGGTAATCGGGCAGTTCGCCGTGTGTATTGACCAGCATTCCGCTGTCCCGGTAGACCTGCTTGAAGCCGATCAGGACCTCGCCGCGGCGGCGCGTATCGCCGTCGGTCCAGTAGGAAAGGTGCAAGGCGTGCCTCTTGCTGAGGTCAAATTCCTGAACGTACCAGGCCTGCACTTCGGCAAGCGGTTTGGCGGTCAGGGCGTTCAGGACGTCGCCGAACGAGCGGTCAAGCCCGTTGAACTCGGCCAGCGCGGACCGTATCAGGGGCATTCGTTCCAGCAGTTCCTCGTCCGGGTACCCCAGGCACCAGGACGCGGCCAGGTAGGTTACCCGCTGCCGCTGCATCATGGCTCCCGGGGTGGTTGGCTCTCCAGCGGGTTTCCGCTTGGTCCGGCCTGGGAGCTGGGACCCCCGTAGTCCGGCCCGGGACCTGCTGCGCCGCCGCCGTGGGCAGGAGAGTCGGGTGACATTTGCGGATTGTCTTCGGTTTTTGGGAATAGCCCGCGCGGGACACCGCGGCCGTCCCAGTTGAGCAGGTTGACCCGTCCCCGCAATTCCCCTGGTTCCGTCTGGCCATCGGTGGTCTGCCGCTGTTTGAGCGCGTAGAAGTTCTCCACGGCCACGGGTGTGGGCTTGCCGCTGGCTTCGCCGAAGGGATCGGAGGGATACATGCCCGGTCCGTCGTCGAAATCCAGCGAGCAGCCCATCTCTTCGAGATTGTGCGCCTGTTCAACGTGGGCCTTGGGGATGACGTAGCGTTCGTTGTATTTGGCAATCGCCATCAGCCGGTACATCTCGTACATGGCCTCGGGCTCCATACCGACGGCTTCCGGTATTGAATCGTCCGGGTCGTTGCCCAGGCTGATACCGCGCATGAAGGAACGCATGGCGGCGAGCTTTCGGAGTACACCGGTGACAATCTCGGTGTCCCCGGCGGTGAAGAGCTCCGCCAGATACTCAACCGGGATGCGCAGCGATTCGATGGCGCCGAACAGGTTCCCGGCGTCCTCGGCGTCGTGGCCCTGCTCGCTGAGCAGATCGACAACCGGGGACAGCGGGGGCACGTACCAGACCATTGGCATGGTGCGGTACTCCGGGTGGAGCGGCAGTGCGACCTTGTAGACCTTGGCCATGTTGTAGACCGGTGAGCGCCGTGCGGCGTCCATCCAGTCCTCCGGGATGCCCTCGGCGCGGGCTCCGGCGACGACTTCGGGGTCGTTGGGATCCAGCATGAGGTCCAGCTGGGCCTGGTAGAGCTCCTTTTCATCTTCGATGGACGCGGCCTCGGTTACCCGGTCCGCGTCGTAGAGGAAGATGCCGATGTAGCGCAGCCGTCCCACGCAGGTTTCGGAACAGACGGTCGGGATGCCCACCTCGATGCGCGGGTAGCAGAAGGTACATTTTTCGGCTTTGCCGGTCTTGTGGTTGAAGTACATCTTCTTGTACGGGCAGCCCGTGATGCACTGCCGCCAGCCGCGGCAGCGGTCCTGATCCACCAGGACGATGCCGTCTTCTTCGCGCTTATAGATGGCGCCGGACGGGCAGGAGGCCATGCAGGACGGGTTGAGGCAGTGTTCGCAGATCCGGGGCAGATAGAACATGAACGTCTGCTCGAACTCGAACTTGATCTTCTCCTCGGACTCCTTGCGGATCTTCTCGACGATGGGATCAAGATGGCCCAGCTGCGAGGTGCCGCCCAGGTTGTCGTCCCAGTTCGCGGACCACTCGACCTTCATGTCCTTGCCGGTGATGAGCGACTTGGGCCTGGCCACCGGGAAGTCGTCGCCGAGCGGGGCATCGGTGAGCGTTTCGTAGTCGTAGGTCCAGGGCTCGTAGTAGTCGTCCAGTTCGGGCTGGACGGGGCTGGCAAAGATGCCGAACAGCTTCTTGAGCCGGCCGCCGCCCTTGAGCTTGAGGCGTCCCCACCGGTTCAGCTCCCAGCCGCCGCGCCATTTCTCCTGGTCCTCGTAGCGGCGCGGGTAACCCTGGCCCGGCCGCGTCTCGACGTTGTTGAACCAGACGTACTCGGTGCCGGCGCGGTTGGTCCACGCCTGCTTGCACGTCACCGAGCAGGTGTGGCAACCGATGCATTTGTCGAGGTTCATCACCATGCCCACTTGAGCCATGACTTTCATCAGTACCTGACCTCCTGCGAACGCTTGCGGATTGTCGTGACCATGTCCCGCTGGTTCCCGGTAGGGCCAAGGTAGTTGAAGGCATAAGCGAGCTGGCCGTACCCCCCGATCAGATGCGTGGGCTTGACCAGCAGCCGCGTGTTGGAGTTGTGGATACCGCCGCGACGTCCCGTGGCCTCCGACTTCGGCACGTCGATGGTCCGTTCCTGGGCATGGTGCACGAACACCACCCCCGCGGGCATCCGGTGGCTGACGATGGCCCGGCAGACATAGACGCCGTTGGCATTAACGCACTCGACCCAGTCGTTGTCTATGACATTGATGGCCGCGGCGTCTTCCTTGCTGATCCAGCAGGTTGGCCCGCCGCGGGAGAGCGAGAGCATGAACAGGTTGTCCTGGTACTCCGAGTGGATGGACCATTTGTTGTGCGGGGTCAGGTACCTGACGGTGATCTCGGCCGATCCGTCCTGCCCCAGACGGGGTTCGCCGAACAGCCGGTGCATGTCCAGCGGCGGCCGGTAGATCGGCAATGCCTCGCCGAGATCCCGCAGCCAGTCGTGGTCCAGGAAGAAGTGCATCCTGCCGGTGAGCGTGTGGAAGGGCTTGAGCCGTTCGATGTTCGTGGTGAACGGCGCGTACCGGCGGCCACCGGTTTCGGAGCCGGACCACTCCGGCGAGGTAATCACGGGCACCGGCGCGGATTGCGTGTCCGTAAAGGTAATGTGTTTCTCTTCCGAACCCAGGGCCAGGTCGACCAGGTCGCGGCCCGTCTGTTTCTCCAGCTCCCGGAACCCGTGGACTGCCAGCTCGCCGTTGGTGGTTCCGGAGAAGGTCAGAATGGCTTCCGCGAGCTTGGCATCGGTCTCGATGGCCGGCCGCCCGTCGGCCGAACCACCCAGCATCACCCCGTTCTTCTTGGCGAGCCAGTCCAGGGCATGGTCCAGCTTGTAGTTGATGTTCTTGACGGTAAAGCCCAGCTTGTCGGCCAGCGGGCCGACGGCGGCCAGCTTGTCCGCGATGGCCGTGTAATCGCGTTCGACGACGGTGAAGACGGGCATGGTCTTCCCCGGCACGGCCGGGGTGGTCCCGTCCCGCCAGTCCCTGACCACTCCTCCGGGCTGGGCGATCTGTCCGGCGGTGTCATGCTGCAACGGAACACTGACCAGATCCTTGCGCACTCCGAGGTGGGTCTTTGCCTGGCGGGAGAACTCTTCCGCCAACTGGTGGAACATCTCAAAGTCGGACTTGGCCTCCCACGGTGGATCGATGGCAGGGGTGAAGGCATGGACAAACGGGTGCATGTCCGTGGAGGACAGATCATGCTTCTCGTACCAGGTGGCAGCGGGGAACACGATGTCGGACAGCAGGGTGGTCGACGTCATCCTGAAGTCGGCGGAGACGAGCAGATCCAGTTTGCCCTCGGGAGTCTCCTCGTGCCATTTGACTTCGTCGGGACGCGTCATCGAGGCCTCGGCGGCGTTGCCCATGACATTGTGGTGGGTGCCCAGCAGGTTCTTCAGGAAATACTCGTTGCCCTTCGCCGATGAGCCCATCAGGTTTGAGCGCCACAGCATCAGCGTCCGCGGCCAGTTCTGCGGTGCATCCACGTCTTCAATGGCCGGATTGAGCGTTCCCTCTTTCAGCCGGTTGGCCACGTAGCCGGCGGCATTGGCGGCCTGGCCGTCTTCTACCGCCTGCTCGGCTTCAGCCGCCAGGTCCAGCGGGTTCTTGTCGAACTGGGGGTAGAACGGCATCCAGCCCAGCCGCGCGGACTTCGAGATGGTGTCCGCAGTATGCATGCCCTTGAGGTGGCCCTCGGCCAGCGGTGAACTCAGCGAGTCCGCCGAGTAGCCGTCATTGCGCCACTGCCCGGTGTGCATGTACCAGTACGAGGTTCCGGTCATGGTCCGCGGCGGGCGGGACCAGTCCAGGGCGTTGGCCAAGGAAACCCAGCCGGTAATCGGGCGGGTCTTTTCCTGCCCGACGTAATGGGCCCAGCCACCGCCGTTGCGGCCCATCGAACCGGTCAGCAGGAGCAGTGACAGGATGGACCGGTAGGTCGCGTCCCCGTGGAACCACTGGCAGATTCCGGCGCCCATGATGATCATCGACCGGCCGCCGGACTGCTCCGCGTTCCGGGCGAATTCCCGTGCGATCTTGATGCACATCCTGGCCGGGACGGAAGTAATGGCTTCCTGCCACGCCGGGGTGTAAGGCGTGGCGCCGTCGTCGTACTCTCCGGCCCATTCGCCCGGCAGGCCGTCGCGGCCGACACCGTACTGGGCCAGCATCAGATCGAAGACGGTGGTGACCAGTTTGCCGCCGATGCTGCGCACCGGCACGCCGCGGCGCAGAACCGAACCGGAGCCGTCCGGCGCTTCAAAACACGGCAGCTGGACCTCGGCGCTCTCGCCGCCGGACTCGTACAGGCTCAGCCGGGGTTTGACATCGCCGAGTTCCAGATTCCATTTGCCTTTGCCGGACTCGCTGTAGCGGAAGCCCATGGATCCGTTGGGGACGACCGGCTTATCCGTGACCTCGTCCAGCAGCACCGTCTTCCATTCGGCGTCTTCGCTGCCTGCCAGTTCCGGCAGGTCGGCCGAGGTCAGGAATTTGCCCGGGACCAGCGACGAGCCGTCCGGCGAGGGCGTGAGCGTGATCAGGAACGGCAGGTCCGTGTACTGCTTGACGTAGTCCGTGAAAAAAGGCACGTGACGCTCAACGAAAAATTCCTTGAGTATCACGTGCCCCATCGCCATGGCGAGTGCTGCGTCCGTGCCGGCTTGGGCTGGCAGCCAGTCATCCGCGAACTTGGTGTTGTCCGCATAGTCCGGGCTGACCGTAACCACCTTGGTGCCCCGGTAACGGACCTCCGCCATCCAATGCGCATCCGGCGTCCTGGTGACCGGCACGTTGGAGCCCCACATCATCAGGTACGTCGAATCCCACCAGTCACCGGATTCGGGCACGTCCGTCTGGTCACCGAAGACCTGCGGGCTGGCCACGGGCAGATCGGCGTACCAGTCGTAGAACGAAGTCATCACCCCGCCGATCAGCTGGATGAACCGCGTACCTATCGCGTGGCTGACCATGGACATCGCCGGAATG belongs to Arthrobacter crystallopoietes and includes:
- the narI gene encoding respiratory nitrate reductase subunit gamma, which gives rise to MMDILLWGVLPYVMVAILVGGSIWRYKYDQFGWTTRSSQLYESKLLRIGSPIFHFGILAVIAGHFFGLVIPKSWTEAVGMSQDFYHFNALFVGGIAGIGTLGGIILLIIRRRTTGPVFMATTKNDKLMYVVLVAAIVFGLWTTLASVFLGGHGHNYRETVSPWFRSLFIFQPDIASMAAAPFSFHLHTLVGMLLFCIWPFTRLVHAFTAPLHYLFRPYIVYRSRDVGTAPGSRARQPGWQPVGTRDRERK
- the narH gene encoding nitrate reductase subunit beta — translated: MKVMAQVGMVMNLDKCIGCHTCSVTCKQAWTNRAGTEYVWFNNVETRPGQGYPRRYEDQEKWRGGWELNRWGRLKLKGGGRLKKLFGIFASPVQPELDDYYEPWTYDYETLTDAPLGDDFPVARPKSLITGKDMKVEWSANWDDNLGGTSQLGHLDPIVEKIRKESEEKIKFEFEQTFMFYLPRICEHCLNPSCMASCPSGAIYKREEDGIVLVDQDRCRGWRQCITGCPYKKMYFNHKTGKAEKCTFCYPRIEVGIPTVCSETCVGRLRYIGIFLYDADRVTEAASIEDEKELYQAQLDLMLDPNDPEVVAGARAEGIPEDWMDAARRSPVYNMAKVYKVALPLHPEYRTMPMVWYVPPLSPVVDLLSEQGHDAEDAGNLFGAIESLRIPVEYLAELFTAGDTEIVTGVLRKLAAMRSFMRGISLGNDPDDSIPEAVGMEPEAMYEMYRLMAIAKYNERYVIPKAHVEQAHNLEEMGCSLDFDDGPGMYPSDPFGEASGKPTPVAVENFYALKQRQTTDGQTEPGELRGRVNLLNWDGRGVPRGLFPKTEDNPQMSPDSPAHGGGAAGPGPDYGGPSSQAGPSGNPLESQPPREP
- the narJ gene encoding nitrate reductase molybdenum cofactor assembly chaperone, whose translation is MMQRQRVTYLAASWCLGYPDEELLERMPLIRSALAEFNGLDRSFGDVLNALTAKPLAEVQAWYVQEFDLSKRHALHLSYWTDGDTRRRGEVLIGFKQVYRDSGMLVNTHGELPDYLPMVLEFAAMVDLAAGRELLTRYRPSLEMLRLALVDDSLPHAQVLQAICDTLPGASPTDRQQVMKMAGYGPPTESVGLEPYDPRLLPMQGGQ
- a CDS encoding globin domain-containing protein, with the protein product MLSEKSRPIIEATLPLVGERLGSITPNFYSRLFAAHPELLDGLFSRANQRNGEQQKALAGSIAAFASALVANPDLIPETMLSRIANKHTSLGITEDQYDIVYKYLFEAIAEELADVITAEIAEAWTEVYWLMANALIKIEKGLYARQANDKMWMPWKVVEKNPAGTGAMTFVLEPADDTPVTVARPGQFISVKVQLPDGLHQVRQYSLSADVDSTDRRVFTTKLDDGGEVSPVLHRNVQIGDVLELSNPYGDVTLDEGDTPVVFATAGIGCTPSASALRSLARQGSSREVMVLHAEKNLEAWALRDQMVNDIEKLDGANLKLWLEEPAEGASTGFMSLQDVELPADASVYVCGPLPFMKSIRSQAIDAGIPATKIHYEVFGPDLWLASAS
- a CDS encoding nitrate reductase subunit alpha, with the translated sequence MAAGPIKPGTDGSASDAMLAVGRFFTRWEQSDDGRAVYREGGRKGDVFYRDRWSHDKVVRSTHGVNCTGSCSWKVYVKDGIITWESQQTDYPSVGNDRPEYEPRGCPRGAAFSWYTYSPTRVRYPYARGVLLELYREAKSRLKDPVLAWADVVGDPVRRKKYQQARGKGGLVRVSWQESIEMAAAAHVHTIKTYGPDRVAGFSPIPAMSMVSHAIGTRFIQLIGGVMTSFYDWYADLPVASPQVFGDQTDVPESGDWWDSTYLMMWGSNVPVTRTPDAHWMAEVRYRGTKVVTVSPDYADNTKFADDWLPAQAGTDAALAMAMGHVILKEFFVERHVPFFTDYVKQYTDLPFLITLTPSPDGSSLVPGKFLTSADLPELAGSEDAEWKTVLLDEVTDKPVVPNGSMGFRYSESGKGKWNLELGDVKPRLSLYESGGESAEVQLPCFEAPDGSGSVLRRGVPVRSIGGKLVTTVFDLMLAQYGVGRDGLPGEWAGEYDDGATPYTPAWQEAITSVPARMCIKIAREFARNAEQSGGRSMIIMGAGICQWFHGDATYRSILSLLLLTGSMGRNGGGWAHYVGQEKTRPITGWVSLANALDWSRPPRTMTGTSYWYMHTGQWRNDGYSADSLSSPLAEGHLKGMHTADTISKSARLGWMPFYPQFDKNPLDLAAEAEQAVEDGQAANAAGYVANRLKEGTLNPAIEDVDAPQNWPRTLMLWRSNLMGSSAKGNEYFLKNLLGTHHNVMGNAAEASMTRPDEVKWHEETPEGKLDLLVSADFRMTSTTLLSDIVFPAATWYEKHDLSSTDMHPFVHAFTPAIDPPWEAKSDFEMFHQLAEEFSRQAKTHLGVRKDLVSVPLQHDTAGQIAQPGGVVRDWRDGTTPAVPGKTMPVFTVVERDYTAIADKLAAVGPLADKLGFTVKNINYKLDHALDWLAKKNGVMLGGSADGRPAIETDAKLAEAILTFSGTTNGELAVHGFRELEKQTGRDLVDLALGSEEKHITFTDTQSAPVPVITSPEWSGSETGGRRYAPFTTNIERLKPFHTLTGRMHFFLDHDWLRDLGEALPIYRPPLDMHRLFGEPRLGQDGSAEITVRYLTPHNKWSIHSEYQDNLFMLSLSRGGPTCWISKEDAAAINVIDNDWVECVNANGVYVCRAIVSHRMPAGVVFVHHAQERTIDVPKSEATGRRGGIHNSNTRLLVKPTHLIGGYGQLAYAFNYLGPTGNQRDMVTTIRKRSQEVRY
- a CDS encoding MFS transporter, whose translation is MEKGAPGQTRNLVLATLASVMAFWAWTIIAPLSASYTQQMDLSSTQTSIVVAMPVFVGSLGRIVMGALTDRFGGRVMFTAVLLATTPAVLLVSLAGVLQSYLLLVIFAFLLGVAGTIFAVGIPFVSPWFEASRRGFATGVFGAGMGGTALAAFLTPRLVGWIGYFPTHLLVAVLLVAVAAVVWFFLREAPGWTPNTNPVVPKLLAAAKLKVTWQMCFLYAVVFGGFVSFSNYLPTYLRDIYEMDPTGAGTRTAGFALAAVLARPVGGILADKIGSKPVVLVSLAAVAVLAFVVNLRPDGEIPAGLTFLGMASALGLGTGGVFAWVGTSSPPERVGSVTGIVSAAGGLGGYFPPLVMGATYNAEDNSYAIGLLLLAATALIALIYTWLYLKRQPSRRAAETEAI